In Plasmodium gaboni strain SY75 chromosome 14, whole genome shotgun sequence, one genomic interval encodes:
- a CDS encoding putative cytochrome c oxidase assembly protein COX11, which translates to MNVLKIFFKRLYLRNKKNVISPYRILEKKEKVDIPYACLSLSAIMFGLSFAFVPLYQLFCQSTGYGGTVQKRLDIGKIFNRKKDEKNRLIEINFTSQSNMPWVFEPEQKYIIVKPGETALAFYKAKNLMDKPIIGIALYHVLPEEAGLYFNKIQCFCFEEQMLNAKEEMDLPILFFIDPEILNDSRLKNLEKITLSYIFFESDSEIPEEYQNLSRAISPYQKKTEIQVI; encoded by the coding sequence atgaatgttttgaaaattttttttaagagATTATACTTGaggaataaaaaaaatgtaatatcACCTTATAGGATATTagaaaagaaagaaaaagtGGATATTCCATATGCGTGTTTATCATTGTCTGCTATAATGTTTGGGTTATCTTTTGCTTTTGTGCCATTATATCAATTATTTTGTCAATCAACAGGTTATGGTGGCACAGTACAGAAGCGATTGGATATAggtaaaatatttaatagGAAAAAGgatgaaaaaaatagattaattgaaataaattttaCTAGTCAATCTAATATGCCATGGGTATTTGAACCtgaacaaaaatatattatagtTAAACCCGGAGAAACCGCATTAGCTTTTTATAAGGCAAAAAATTTAATGGATAAGCCTATTATTGGAATTGCTTTATATCATGTATTACCAGAAGAAGCTggattatattttaataaaattcaATGTTTTTGTTTTGAAGAACAAATGTTAAATGCTAAAGAAGAAATGGATTTACCTATACTCTTTTTTATAGATCcagaaatattaaatgattcaagattaaaaaatttagaaaaaattacactctcatatattttttttgaatcCGATTCAGAAATACCTGAAGAATACCAAAACCTTTCAAGGGCTATTTCCCCataccaaaaaaaaacagaAATTCAAGTAATATaa